The following are encoded in a window of Rubellicoccus peritrichatus genomic DNA:
- a CDS encoding YceI family protein: MKKHLILTSILTIGAATLFAAGPHTYEIDPTHSGVNFKVRHFFNKVPGKFGKFKGTVTFDPSGDPSVAQANATIDTSSVDTSNSKRDDHLKQDDYFNVEKHDSIDFVSKKWEKVGDKKYKVTGDLTLLGKTKPVTLDVDYLGEMAGKGPYEGIMVAGWEGTTTIDRTDWGLTSGQPIVGDEVEIELSIQGHRPADK; encoded by the coding sequence ATGAAAAAACACCTGATTCTTACAAGTATTCTCACCATCGGCGCTGCTACTTTGTTTGCGGCTGGCCCGCACACTTATGAAATCGACCCGACTCACTCGGGCGTTAACTTCAAAGTTCGACACTTCTTCAACAAGGTTCCCGGTAAGTTCGGTAAGTTTAAAGGCACCGTCACCTTCGACCCATCAGGAGACCCTTCTGTTGCCCAAGCCAATGCGACCATCGACACCAGTAGCGTCGATACCAGCAATTCGAAGCGCGACGATCATCTCAAGCAGGATGACTACTTCAATGTAGAAAAACACGATAGCATCGATTTCGTGAGCAAGAAATGGGAAAAAGTCGGTGACAAGAAATACAAGGTCACTGGCGACCTGACCTTACTGGGCAAAACAAAGCCAGTGACACTGGATGTCGATTACCTTGGTGAAATGGCCGGAAAAGGCCCTTACGAAGGCATCATGGTCGCTGGTTGGGAAGGCACAACTACGATAGACCGAACCGATTGGGGGCTAACCTCGGGACAACCTATCGTTGGCGATGAAGTCGAGATTGAGCTTAGTATCCAGGGCCACCGTCCAGCAGACAAATAA
- a CDS encoding MBL fold metallo-hydrolase, whose translation MEVIFLGTGTSQGVPMIAHESDGCDLANSKNWRTRSSIHVIMGGHRIQVDASPEFRLQCIRNGIWDIDTFILTHGHADHVLGMDDLRRFCDRRGFSAIPVYSTADGLKRVQQIYPYAIGDKPVSKGYAAFQIHEMPDVLETPGGLVRSVLLEHGAIHVLGLVFEEKVTGAKFVYYNDCKVVGDDALALAAGADIVTLDGLRPHPHPTHMTIDEAVEVAQKINAPQSYLTHMTFCVDHETWDAKLPRGINLAWDGLRLTL comes from the coding sequence ATGGAGGTTATTTTCTTAGGCACGGGGACATCCCAGGGAGTCCCGATGATTGCGCATGAGTCGGATGGATGTGATCTTGCTAATTCTAAAAACTGGCGGACGCGCAGCAGCATACATGTCATCATGGGTGGGCATCGAATTCAGGTCGATGCTTCGCCGGAATTTCGGCTCCAATGCATCCGCAACGGCATTTGGGATATTGATACATTTATTCTGACTCATGGCCATGCGGATCATGTCCTTGGTATGGATGATCTTCGGCGCTTTTGTGATCGTCGTGGTTTCTCGGCTATTCCTGTTTACAGCACAGCGGATGGCTTGAAGCGGGTTCAGCAGATATATCCTTATGCCATCGGCGATAAACCAGTTTCCAAAGGCTATGCCGCTTTCCAGATTCACGAGATGCCAGATGTGCTTGAGACACCGGGCGGGCTTGTTCGATCCGTGCTTTTGGAGCATGGGGCCATTCATGTCCTCGGTCTGGTTTTCGAAGAGAAGGTGACTGGGGCGAAGTTTGTCTACTATAATGACTGCAAAGTTGTTGGCGATGATGCCCTGGCTCTGGCTGCGGGAGCGGATATTGTGACATTGGACGGCCTTCGGCCTCATCCTCATCCTACACACATGACAATCGACGAAGCCGTTGAAGTGGCTCAAAAAATCAACGCTCCTCAGAGCTACCTGACGCACATGACATTTTGTGTGGATCATGAGACTTGGGATGCAAAATTGCCGAGGGGGATCAATCTGGCTTGGGATGGTCTCCGTCTGACGTTATAG
- a CDS encoding ribonucleotide-diphosphate reductase subunit beta, producing MEVTEVTIGNKQFTLDKSKAEEAFRAKRVINGRETMFFNILPLKYQWAYDLYKTMKANHWEPEDIPMQKDCEQWRDSSGQITDVDRWIIKMAIGYFSAAEGIVGDNVMHVVREVVTAPELKLTLGRHAHEENIHADSLVYMISSLGINPHECEAMFSDVSTIDKKTDFVVSNSRALRRDIDLTVTENKQALCKNIFLFGQVMEGTQFYGLFGMVLSLYRQTKFPGIGQMFRYTLRDESNHIELFRNLLMDLVEENPDVWTDEFRNELVATMKEGVELEKEFIRDCLPVNALGLSADEFEQYIDYIADRRLEGCGLPLLSPGAKNPFPWLSEMMDIKKEANFFEQRVTEYQKASALDAVDDDDL from the coding sequence ATGGAAGTCACCGAAGTCACCATCGGAAACAAGCAATTCACCCTCGACAAAAGCAAGGCCGAGGAGGCGTTTCGCGCCAAACGAGTCATCAATGGCCGTGAGACCATGTTTTTCAATATTTTGCCCCTTAAGTATCAGTGGGCATATGACCTTTACAAGACGATGAAAGCCAATCATTGGGAGCCGGAAGATATCCCAATGCAGAAAGACTGCGAGCAGTGGCGTGACAGCAGCGGGCAAATCACTGATGTCGACCGATGGATCATCAAAATGGCAATCGGCTACTTTTCTGCCGCCGAGGGTATTGTCGGGGACAATGTCATGCATGTGGTGAGAGAAGTCGTGACTGCGCCCGAGCTGAAATTGACGCTTGGCCGCCACGCTCACGAAGAAAATATCCATGCTGACAGTCTCGTTTACATGATTTCTTCGCTGGGGATTAATCCGCACGAATGTGAGGCTATGTTCAGCGATGTCTCTACCATCGATAAAAAGACTGACTTCGTCGTCAGTAATTCACGAGCATTGCGCCGCGATATCGATTTGACGGTGACTGAGAACAAGCAGGCTCTTTGTAAAAACATCTTCCTTTTTGGTCAAGTTATGGAGGGCACCCAGTTTTACGGGTTGTTTGGTATGGTTCTTAGCCTTTATCGCCAGACAAAATTTCCAGGCATCGGGCAGATGTTCCGCTACACGCTTCGCGATGAATCCAATCACATTGAGTTGTTCCGCAATTTGCTGATGGATCTCGTTGAGGAAAATCCGGATGTCTGGACTGATGAATTCCGCAATGAACTTGTGGCGACCATGAAGGAGGGCGTTGAGCTTGAAAAAGAATTCATTCGTGATTGCCTGCCGGTCAATGCACTTGGTCTTTCAGCTGATGAGTTTGAACAGTATATTGACTACATTGCAGACCGCCGTCTTGAAGGCTGCGGACTTCCTCTCTTGTCACCAGGTGCTAAGAATCCGTTCCCTTGGCTTTCCGAGATGATGGACATCAAGAAGGAAGCGAATTTCTTTGAGCAGCGTGTGACTGAGTATCAAAAAGCCTCCGCACTTGATGCTGTTGACGATGATGATCTTTAG
- a CDS encoding glycosyltransferase family 1 protein produces the protein MKIALITETFPPEVNGVAMTLHRLVTGLHKRGNHMTVVRPRQEADKTRREEKDYEEILVKGYSIPRYQGLQFGVPARRRLKAVWRKEKPDLIHIATEGPLGYSALGAADDLNIPTISTFHTNFHSYGDHYGYGFFTKPLMRFFKYFHNRTGATYVPSDEVKEELEEQGINNVRILSRGVDTELFTPARRSEKLRTEWGVEPSTPVVLYVGRVANEKNIPLTVKAFTRFKELEPNAKLVIVGDGPERKNLEKEHPDIHFAGMRKGEDLAAHYASGDFFFFGSVTETFGNVVTEAMASGLIVLCYDYAAGKRHIVNGENGFTAPYKDEAGFLKTIEQVTNAKPLWPTIAEAANRTAADISWAKIIAKFEEELREFADVKE, from the coding sequence GTGAAAATCGCTCTCATCACAGAAACCTTTCCTCCTGAAGTCAATGGCGTCGCGATGACACTTCATCGACTGGTAACGGGACTGCACAAACGCGGCAACCACATGACAGTCGTACGCCCGCGGCAAGAGGCAGACAAAACGCGCAGGGAAGAAAAGGATTACGAAGAAATCCTGGTTAAAGGCTACTCCATTCCACGTTATCAGGGCCTGCAATTTGGGGTTCCAGCAAGGAGGCGACTCAAGGCAGTATGGCGCAAGGAAAAGCCGGATCTCATCCATATTGCAACTGAAGGACCACTGGGCTATTCAGCACTGGGGGCCGCCGACGATCTGAACATCCCAACCATCTCCACTTTTCATACGAATTTCCACAGTTATGGAGATCACTATGGTTATGGTTTCTTCACCAAACCACTGATGCGTTTCTTTAAGTACTTCCATAACCGGACTGGTGCCACGTATGTACCATCCGACGAAGTTAAAGAAGAGCTCGAAGAACAAGGCATTAACAATGTCCGCATTCTTTCCCGAGGCGTAGATACAGAATTGTTTACGCCAGCACGTCGTAGTGAAAAGCTACGTACTGAATGGGGTGTCGAACCGAGCACACCGGTCGTGCTTTATGTTGGGCGGGTCGCAAACGAAAAAAATATCCCATTAACGGTCAAGGCGTTCACTCGCTTCAAAGAGCTCGAACCTAATGCCAAATTAGTCATCGTTGGAGACGGGCCAGAGCGCAAAAACCTGGAGAAAGAACATCCGGACATTCACTTTGCCGGCATGCGCAAAGGTGAAGATCTGGCTGCGCATTACGCATCAGGAGATTTCTTCTTTTTTGGCAGTGTTACGGAAACATTCGGTAACGTCGTCACCGAAGCCATGGCAAGTGGACTTATCGTTCTTTGTTATGATTATGCTGCAGGCAAACGACATATCGTTAATGGAGAAAACGGATTCACTGCACCCTACAAAGACGAAGCTGGCTTTCTGAAAACAATAGAGCAAGTGACGAATGCCAAACCCCTCTGGCCAACCATAGCAGAAGCAGCTAACAGGACTGCAGCTGATATTTCCTGGGCCAAAATCATTGCTAAATTCGAGGAAGAGTTAAGGGAATTTGCAGACGTTAAAGAGTAA
- a CDS encoding DUF1501 domain-containing protein, with amino-acid sequence MKNLLTRRQFLGQASCAAVGSTALFSTLLNLRMASTAAAQGIPAGGDYKALVCLFFAGGCDSYNMLLPYGDSEYAEYAAIRADLALSKANNQILPLTLANPIGKELGVHHMMPEIQSLFNNGNAAWLANVGTLVEPTTKAQYQAESVILPLGLYSHSDQIRQWQTSVPQDTSAIGWGGRTADLLHSLNNNDNISMNISIAGNNTWQAGNEVFEYSISPNGSVGRRNYDATWGVNPAMNAAVDNQLDSDYQNLFQSTFAKASKSAIDSHLEFSAATDAVPDFATTFPEGNHLASQLRMVATSIAAHTTLNMNRQTFFVQLGGWDHHDEVLNNMDGMVPIVSQAIDSFYSALTEINEQNNVTLFTASDFGRTLTSNGAGSDHAWGGNHLVVGGAVNGGNVYGTYPDLYEGSPIDTGRGRLIPTTSVDQYFAELALWFGVSPQDLPTVLPNVTNFYTPGVTPPLGFMQMS; translated from the coding sequence ATGAAAAACTTACTCACACGCCGTCAGTTTCTTGGGCAGGCAAGTTGCGCCGCCGTAGGCTCAACTGCCCTCTTCTCCACACTCCTGAATCTACGAATGGCAAGCACTGCCGCCGCGCAAGGCATTCCAGCCGGAGGCGACTATAAGGCACTCGTCTGCTTATTCTTCGCCGGAGGTTGTGACTCTTATAACATGCTTTTGCCCTATGGAGATTCAGAGTATGCGGAGTATGCTGCCATCCGGGCAGACCTCGCCCTCAGCAAAGCCAACAACCAAATCCTACCACTGACACTGGCTAACCCGATAGGCAAGGAACTCGGCGTCCACCACATGATGCCGGAAATACAATCACTTTTCAACAATGGCAACGCTGCCTGGCTGGCAAACGTCGGAACACTTGTCGAACCAACAACCAAAGCACAGTATCAAGCCGAATCTGTAATTCTTCCGCTCGGGCTTTATTCCCACTCTGACCAGATTCGGCAATGGCAGACTTCCGTTCCGCAGGACACCTCTGCAATTGGCTGGGGCGGTCGCACCGCCGACCTGCTTCACTCGTTGAACAACAACGACAATATATCCATGAATATCTCGATCGCCGGGAACAACACCTGGCAGGCTGGTAATGAGGTTTTTGAATATTCCATATCACCCAACGGCTCTGTCGGACGAAGGAATTATGATGCCACCTGGGGAGTGAATCCGGCAATGAATGCAGCTGTTGATAATCAACTCGACTCCGATTACCAGAACCTCTTTCAATCCACATTTGCCAAGGCCAGCAAAAGTGCAATTGACTCACATCTTGAGTTCTCAGCCGCCACCGATGCAGTGCCGGATTTCGCTACGACATTCCCCGAAGGCAACCACCTTGCGAGCCAACTCCGAATGGTTGCCACCAGCATAGCCGCACACACAACTCTGAATATGAACCGGCAAACCTTCTTCGTTCAATTGGGCGGCTGGGATCACCACGATGAAGTACTTAATAACATGGATGGGATGGTTCCTATTGTAAGTCAGGCAATCGATTCCTTTTACAGTGCTCTGACGGAGATCAATGAACAAAACAATGTAACGCTTTTTACAGCTTCCGACTTTGGACGCACCTTGACTTCGAATGGTGCAGGTTCGGACCATGCGTGGGGCGGAAACCACCTCGTCGTTGGTGGTGCCGTTAACGGAGGCAATGTCTACGGCACCTACCCTGACCTTTACGAAGGAAGCCCAATTGACACAGGACGCGGACGTTTGATACCAACGACTTCAGTTGACCAGTATTTTGCTGAACTCGCTTTATGGTTTGGAGTCAGCCCTCAGGACCTCCCGACTGTTCTACCGAATGTAACCAATTTTTATACGCCTGGAGTGACACCACCACTTGGCTTCATGCAAATGTCATGA
- a CDS encoding DUF1800 family protein — MKKTDLSCLIAGALMISSAPLFSVLDQNTNGQSDIWENLFDASTLLPGEDNDGDGVSNGDEAEAGTNPFDPNSKPTATVEAMLNVEDEFCITWQGSTGKRYTIWSSLTMEPGSWIIESVFDGDDEAQEAFLALGDSPAFIHLEIEDIDTDADGLNDWEEAQLGFDSQTANSMRLRTNDYDRAVAALGASNTLNIAAIDSTTSESWPVPAVFAIRRSGGIDALTVNLSFAGTATAGQDYNAHATTIDIPLGTNTVWVEIVPLADALNEGDETVSLTLLAGTNYSLGSDIAASVTIEDDTGMPSEAEAARFLTQATFGPTPALIQEVQTLGIEGWIDDQFTRAIGQHQPLIEAVDWEAEGGGPWAHHKMRAWWHQAMEAPDPLRQRIALALSEILVISDNSGLSNTARGMLNYYDMLLANSFGNYRELIEDVTYHPAMGVYLSHRGNQPPNLELGRFPDENFAREIMQLFTIGLWMLNPDGTLQLDQDGDADPTYDNTDITNLARVFTGMSWGQGDTTDYWQFFWPDLPDGFNTDNFYTTPMTVWNGPYTVWVEVEPGDWQQREVYHHDQDAKTLLGVNLPANDPLAPETNYEINDIDRALDVLFAHQNVGPFISRLLIQRLVTSNPTPAYIGRVAAAFTDNGSGVRGDMQAVIKAIFLDPEARDPAMSNVATYGMLKEPYLRLVALARAFNAASPSGIYEVYWVGRALGMQPLSSPSVFNFFQPYYQPPGEIKDSGLVAPEFQITNAVTGITTPNQLYEAIFYQLTWGDDASRHVDFDFSTEIAMVDNPDALLEHLDLHLTYGQMSNELRELLYFSLNRSDVTNRSASERAWMAIYLIATSPEYSVMN, encoded by the coding sequence ATGAAAAAGACAGACCTCTCTTGCCTTATTGCCGGTGCCCTAATGATAAGCTCGGCACCTTTATTTTCTGTCCTGGATCAAAACACCAACGGGCAGAGCGACATATGGGAAAACCTTTTTGACGCCTCCACCCTGTTGCCAGGCGAAGACAATGATGGCGATGGTGTTTCCAATGGAGACGAAGCTGAAGCGGGAACCAATCCCTTTGATCCAAATTCAAAACCCACGGCAACTGTCGAAGCCATGCTAAACGTGGAGGACGAGTTCTGTATAACTTGGCAGGGAAGCACCGGAAAGCGTTATACGATTTGGAGCAGCCTCACAATGGAACCCGGCTCCTGGATTATCGAAAGCGTATTTGATGGCGACGATGAGGCCCAGGAAGCATTCCTCGCGCTTGGGGACTCACCCGCATTCATTCACCTTGAAATTGAAGATATTGATACAGATGCCGATGGTTTGAACGACTGGGAAGAAGCCCAATTAGGCTTTGATTCGCAAACGGCCAACAGTATGCGGCTACGAACCAACGATTACGACAGAGCCGTCGCAGCCTTAGGCGCAAGTAATACTCTGAACATTGCCGCAATCGATTCAACAACCAGTGAGAGCTGGCCAGTGCCCGCTGTATTTGCGATACGTCGCTCGGGTGGCATTGATGCATTAACGGTCAACCTCTCTTTTGCCGGAACAGCCACGGCGGGGCAGGACTACAATGCACATGCCACAACGATTGATATCCCTCTTGGAACCAACACGGTCTGGGTCGAAATCGTCCCACTGGCAGATGCACTGAACGAGGGCGATGAAACCGTCTCTTTAACCCTGCTCGCAGGAACAAACTACTCACTGGGAAGCGATATAGCAGCAAGCGTAACGATCGAAGACGACACAGGGATGCCATCGGAAGCAGAAGCCGCCCGCTTCCTGACTCAAGCTACGTTTGGACCAACGCCTGCGCTCATTCAGGAAGTTCAAACCCTGGGAATCGAAGGCTGGATTGATGACCAGTTCACACGCGCCATCGGTCAACATCAACCATTGATCGAAGCAGTGGACTGGGAAGCTGAAGGGGGCGGCCCCTGGGCTCATCATAAAATGCGGGCATGGTGGCACCAGGCGATGGAGGCTCCCGATCCACTAAGACAACGCATCGCGCTGGCATTAAGCGAAATCCTCGTCATCTCGGACAACAGCGGTCTATCAAACACAGCACGGGGCATGTTGAATTATTATGACATGCTACTGGCCAACTCTTTTGGAAACTACCGAGAATTAATTGAGGATGTGACATACCATCCAGCGATGGGCGTTTATCTAAGCCATCGTGGAAATCAACCACCCAATCTTGAACTAGGGCGTTTCCCGGATGAAAATTTTGCCAGAGAGATCATGCAACTCTTTACGATCGGCCTTTGGATGCTCAATCCTGACGGCACCCTTCAGCTTGACCAAGACGGAGATGCTGACCCAACATACGACAACACCGACATCACAAACCTGGCCCGAGTTTTCACTGGAATGAGCTGGGGACAAGGCGATACAACAGACTACTGGCAGTTCTTCTGGCCCGACCTCCCCGATGGCTTCAATACCGACAATTTTTATACCACTCCGATGACAGTTTGGAATGGACCATACACCGTCTGGGTGGAAGTGGAACCAGGCGATTGGCAACAGCGGGAGGTCTACCATCATGATCAGGATGCCAAAACACTTCTCGGGGTCAATCTTCCGGCCAATGACCCTCTGGCACCTGAAACCAACTATGAAATAAACGATATAGACCGCGCACTGGATGTTCTCTTTGCCCATCAAAACGTAGGACCATTTATCTCCAGATTGCTCATCCAAAGACTGGTCACATCAAATCCAACACCGGCTTATATCGGACGCGTCGCGGCTGCATTTACTGACAACGGCAGTGGTGTTCGTGGTGACATGCAGGCTGTGATCAAGGCCATCTTTTTAGATCCTGAAGCACGAGACCCGGCTATGTCCAATGTCGCAACGTATGGCATGCTCAAAGAGCCTTATCTTCGACTTGTTGCTTTGGCACGTGCTTTCAACGCAGCATCACCATCCGGCATCTATGAGGTTTATTGGGTTGGCCGTGCATTAGGCATGCAGCCCCTGAGCTCGCCCAGTGTATTTAATTTCTTCCAACCCTACTATCAACCCCCCGGAGAAATTAAAGACAGTGGATTGGTTGCACCAGAATTTCAGATCACCAATGCGGTCACCGGAATCACCACACCGAATCAGCTGTATGAAGCTATCTTCTATCAACTAACCTGGGGCGACGATGCATCTCGGCATGTTGATTTTGACTTCAGCACGGAAATCGCAATGGTCGACAACCCGGATGCATTGCTGGAGCATCTTGATCTGCACCTCACCTACGGGCAAATGAGTAACGAGCTGCGCGAACTGCTTTACTTCAGCCTGAACCGTTCTGATGTAACCAATCGTTCGGCAAGCGAACGCGCATGGATGGCAATCTATCTGATTGCGACATCACCTGAATACTCAGTCATGAATTAA
- a CDS encoding ADP-ribosylglycohydrolase family protein, whose translation MASTTNTLSHDSSSQVAFTSRLYGAFWGFFLGEALGVPGHGYSTARQLRNDYGWINDFVQPRFPHPESSLFRTHYEVINEKNNILHGRDVEWRKPGTHYHQNLLPGENALEAKLAALLIESICTQGHYDEEAYRELFLDFMLTPGKHSDTYIPTAYRDFFAKYARGKAIDSCADESMRVGGLMQALPLIWLTPYEPEKSAKAMRQRLALTHPGHALSNSAEVLAQVFADLFNGVSIETALLTNLREKHHPYLNYPFRRWIDNHSDEDVAFKHLRTGASIDDAMPLVFYLVLKYNQDTEAALLASANLGGETCGRGAILGALLGAANGCEDIPGELVQKMAHFDELEALSERFVNLELKQNANG comes from the coding sequence ATGGCCAGCACTACAAATACCTTATCTCATGATTCAAGCAGCCAGGTTGCATTCACCTCAAGGCTCTACGGGGCTTTTTGGGGATTCTTCCTTGGCGAAGCTTTAGGCGTCCCCGGTCACGGATACAGCACCGCACGCCAACTCCGCAACGACTACGGCTGGATCAACGACTTCGTCCAGCCGCGTTTTCCCCACCCTGAAAGCAGCCTTTTCCGCACCCATTATGAGGTGATCAATGAAAAGAACAACATCCTGCATGGTCGGGATGTTGAATGGCGAAAGCCAGGCACGCATTACCATCAAAACCTGCTTCCAGGTGAGAATGCCCTGGAAGCAAAACTTGCCGCACTTCTGATCGAGTCTATCTGCACTCAGGGGCATTACGACGAGGAAGCATACCGGGAGCTGTTTCTCGACTTTATGCTGACGCCCGGAAAGCATAGTGACACCTATATCCCGACTGCCTACCGCGATTTCTTTGCCAAATACGCACGCGGCAAGGCAATTGATTCATGTGCTGACGAAAGCATGCGTGTTGGTGGCCTGATGCAGGCGTTGCCGCTCATCTGGCTGACTCCCTATGAACCGGAGAAAAGTGCCAAGGCAATGCGCCAAAGGCTCGCATTAACCCATCCAGGGCATGCCCTGTCCAACAGTGCAGAGGTGTTGGCACAAGTATTTGCAGACCTTTTCAATGGGGTCAGTATCGAAACCGCCTTGTTGACAAATTTACGTGAAAAACATCATCCCTACCTCAACTACCCCTTCAGGCGATGGATTGATAATCACAGTGATGAGGATGTCGCATTCAAACACTTGCGCACAGGGGCTTCGATTGATGATGCCATGCCACTGGTCTTTTACCTCGTCCTGAAATATAATCAGGATACCGAGGCGGCGCTACTCGCAAGCGCCAATCTCGGAGGGGAAACCTGCGGAAGAGGAGCGATTCTCGGCGCACTGCTTGGCGCTGCCAATGGCTGTGAAGATATCCCGGGTGAACTCGTCCAGAAGATGGCTCACTTTGATGAGCTTGAAGCCCTCAGTGAACGTTTTGTGAACCTGGAACTGAAACAAAACGCCAATGGTTAA
- a CDS encoding site-2 protease family protein has translation MKKIRWSYPLFRIFGIRVDLHITFLLLLGLFCWEGHQAHQWAGALAAFIGIILAFTSVLLHELGHCLTAATYGIKTPRILLMPIGGMAQMTHIPRDPNAELKITLAGPLVNFVIAGLLFLIVGAPDMRFWYIELFSLNAMNLARLTIVWNLTMGLFNLLPVFPMDGGRILRALLAKRFDYLDATRIATYTAKVFIVIGVSLALMWGENYLMIALFAFIWIGGEAEYQQVRFLENYAGLTIGDVVTPWAGGPNDPALKNWPSLSATWPLEVYARHFETKPEAFYPVYHDGKFIGVVDTARLKSALHVAKQHRNEAIRQDKGNA, from the coding sequence ATGAAGAAAATTCGTTGGTCATACCCTCTATTTCGTATTTTCGGGATCCGGGTTGACCTCCACATCACATTTCTCCTCCTGCTCGGCCTCTTTTGCTGGGAAGGCCATCAGGCGCATCAATGGGCTGGCGCCCTGGCCGCTTTCATTGGAATCATCCTGGCCTTTACCTCTGTCCTGCTGCACGAGCTTGGTCATTGCCTGACAGCTGCAACCTACGGTATCAAAACACCCCGCATCCTGCTAATGCCCATCGGCGGGATGGCTCAAATGACGCACATCCCACGTGACCCCAACGCCGAGCTGAAAATTACCCTGGCCGGCCCACTGGTAAACTTCGTCATTGCCGGACTCCTATTTCTCATCGTTGGAGCACCCGACATGCGTTTTTGGTACATTGAGCTCTTCTCACTCAATGCGATGAATCTGGCCCGATTGACCATAGTCTGGAACCTGACCATGGGCCTCTTCAACCTGCTTCCCGTTTTTCCCATGGACGGCGGACGCATCCTGAGAGCGCTTCTGGCCAAACGCTTTGATTATCTCGACGCAACACGCATCGCAACCTACACAGCCAAAGTTTTCATCGTCATCGGGGTCAGCCTCGCATTGATGTGGGGCGAAAATTATCTGATGATCGCGCTGTTCGCCTTCATCTGGATCGGTGGCGAAGCCGAGTATCAACAAGTACGCTTTTTGGAAAACTACGCGGGTCTAACAATCGGCGATGTCGTCACCCCCTGGGCTGGCGGTCCGAACGACCCTGCATTGAAAAACTGGCCATCACTCAGTGCAACTTGGCCACTTGAAGTCTACGCACGCCACTTTGAAACCAAGCCCGAAGCATTTTATCCTGTCTACCACGACGGCAAGTTTATAGGCGTCGTCGACACGGCTCGACTTAAGAGTGCATTGCATGTCGCCAAACAACATCGCAATGAAGCGATCAGGCAAGACAAGGGGAACGCGTGA